The Streptomyces europaeiscabiei genome window below encodes:
- a CDS encoding chymotrypsin family serine protease yields the protein MPAVGTSICKFGRTSGKTCSTVRYKNVNAGGLGHMVVMNGNVCKPGDSGGPWFSGGTAYGIHTGIVPVDGAQRCIFTPAYLYQNRGYDVWTR from the coding sequence ATGCCGGCCGTCGGTACGTCGATCTGCAAGTTCGGCAGAACGTCAGGTAAGACCTGCAGCACCGTCAGGTACAAGAACGTCAATGCCGGTGGTCTTGGACACATGGTCGTCATGAATGGGAACGTCTGCAAGCCCGGTGACAGCGGCGGTCCCTGGTTCAGCGGCGGAACGGCCTACGGCATTCACACCGGGATCGTTCCCGTAGACGGTGCGCAGCGATGCATCTTCACGCCGGCCTACCTCTACCAGAACCGCGGATACGACGTGTGGACGCGTTAG
- a CDS encoding ATP-binding protein — protein MFVRGDRAERRARCVKWQSRQARRRLHRPAGPHGTSASDAAVLIVAELSANAVFHGRVPGRDFALRLVHALVRVEVSDTHPALPVPLDPSADSDGGRGLILVEALADRWGMTDRNGPGKTIWAEVDLSPKTGAGHP, from the coding sequence ATGTTCGTCCGCGGCGACCGGGCGGAACGCCGCGCACGATGTGTGAAGTGGCAGTCGCGGCAGGCGCGTCGGCGCCTTCACCGTCCCGCCGGTCCTCACGGCACGTCGGCGTCCGACGCCGCCGTACTCATCGTCGCGGAGCTGAGCGCCAACGCCGTGTTCCACGGAAGGGTCCCGGGGCGGGACTTCGCGCTGCGGCTCGTCCACGCGCTCGTACGCGTCGAGGTGTCCGACACCCATCCCGCCCTGCCGGTGCCCCTGGACCCGTCCGCCGACTCCGACGGGGGCCGGGGCCTGATCCTGGTCGAGGCCCTGGCCGACCGCTGGGGCATGACCGACCGCAACGGACCGGGCAAGACGATCTGGGCGGAGGTGGACCTCTCGCCGAAGACCGGCGCCGGGCACCCCTGA
- a CDS encoding saccharopine dehydrogenase family protein, with translation MRVLMVGAGGVGGAVVRIAARRAFFEHMVVADHDPARAESAVAALGEDGHRFTAVRLDASDTDAVRAALAEHRCDVLLNATDPRFVPSLFDAALAHGAHYLDMAMSLSRPHPSRPYEECGVKLGDAQFERAAEWEAAGRLALVGMGVEPGLSDVFARYAADELFDEDGIEEIGIRDGADLVVDGYDFAPSFSIWTTIEECLNPPVVYEEGRGWFTTPPFSEPEVFDFPEGIGPVECVNVEHEEVLLVPRWLKAKRVTFKYGLGDEFIGVLKTLHKLGLDRTDPVTVGTGGGKAAVSPRDVVAACLPDPAGLGDRMRGKTCAGTWVKGTKDGRPREVYLYHVVDNQWSMREYGSQAVVWQTAINPVVALELIASGAWHGSGVLGPEALPPRPFLDLLTEYGSPWGMREDVTSEPG, from the coding sequence GTGCGAGTTCTCATGGTCGGGGCGGGAGGCGTGGGCGGGGCGGTCGTCCGGATCGCGGCCCGGCGGGCGTTCTTCGAGCACATGGTGGTGGCCGACCACGACCCCGCACGGGCGGAGTCGGCCGTCGCGGCACTCGGGGAGGACGGGCACAGGTTCACGGCGGTGCGGCTCGACGCGTCGGACACCGACGCCGTGCGGGCGGCCCTCGCCGAGCATCGCTGCGATGTACTGCTCAACGCCACCGATCCACGGTTCGTCCCGTCCCTCTTCGACGCGGCGCTCGCCCACGGCGCCCACTACCTCGACATGGCGATGTCCCTGTCCCGGCCGCACCCGAGCCGCCCCTACGAGGAGTGCGGCGTCAAGCTGGGCGACGCCCAGTTCGAACGGGCCGCCGAGTGGGAGGCGGCCGGCCGGCTCGCGCTGGTCGGCATGGGCGTGGAGCCCGGCCTGTCGGACGTGTTCGCCCGGTACGCCGCCGACGAGCTGTTCGACGAGGACGGGATCGAGGAGATCGGTATCCGCGACGGGGCCGACCTGGTCGTGGACGGATACGACTTCGCGCCCTCCTTCAGTATCTGGACGACCATCGAGGAGTGCCTGAACCCGCCGGTCGTCTACGAGGAGGGGCGAGGCTGGTTCACCACGCCGCCCTTCAGCGAGCCGGAGGTCTTCGACTTCCCGGAGGGCATCGGGCCGGTGGAGTGCGTCAACGTCGAGCACGAGGAAGTGCTGCTGGTCCCCCGGTGGCTGAAGGCGAAGCGGGTCACCTTCAAGTACGGCCTGGGTGACGAGTTCATCGGCGTGCTCAAGACCCTCCACAAGCTGGGGCTCGACCGCACGGACCCCGTCACCGTCGGTACGGGGGGCGGCAAGGCCGCGGTCTCCCCGCGGGACGTCGTCGCCGCCTGCCTGCCCGACCCGGCCGGCCTCGGGGACCGTATGCGCGGAAAGACGTGCGCGGGCACCTGGGTCAAGGGCACCAAGGACGGGCGGCCCCGCGAGGTGTACCTCTACCACGTGGTCGACAACCAGTGGTCGATGCGGGAGTACGGCTCCCAGGCCGTGGTCTGGCAGACCGCGATCAACCCCGTGGTCGCCCTCGAACTCATCGCCTCCGGAGCCTGGCACGGCAGCGGCGTGCTCGGCCCCGAAGCGCTGCCTCCCCGGCCCTTCCTCGACCTGCTGACGGAGTACGGCTCGCCGTGGGGCATGCGCGAGGACGTCACAAGCGAGCCTGGATAG
- a CDS encoding APC family permease: MADDTADARPPDGLKPNAIGFVDALVIGLNATSPAYSLAAVIGPVVALVGIYAPGVMVASFVPMLLIASAFYYLNKVDQDCGTTFSWVTRAMGPWAGWLGGWAIAMTGVLVVGSLADVAVSFALLAFGLDSWADNDVVRQSLAVLLILVMTAVCVIGTEVSAKVQNVLILAQVVCLLAFAVVALYRVYADTGTLDSVDPSLGWLNPFGAGGATLTAALLLGVFIYWGWESAVNLTEEVEDSATAPGRAGVWSTVILLVTYVSVGYAVVAYAGTAYLTDNADDEEYIFALLAGEVMGGWDWVVLLAVSTSALASTQTTIIPASRTALSMARRHALPAHFAHIAPRFRTPDVSTWWVAAIAIAWYVVVNQISENALFDSLTALSLLIAFYYALTGVACAVYYRRHLTESVHHFLLIGLGPLAGAGLLAWLLVESVSDMADPANSYSGVSWFGLGPPLVIGIGIALTGVVLMVVLRLVTPAFWSERPGVADPRLVHGKGKES, encoded by the coding sequence ATGGCCGACGACACCGCTGACGCACGCCCGCCCGACGGACTGAAGCCCAACGCGATCGGCTTCGTCGACGCGCTCGTCATCGGGCTCAACGCGACCTCCCCCGCCTACTCCCTGGCGGCGGTCATCGGCCCGGTCGTGGCACTCGTGGGCATCTACGCCCCCGGCGTGATGGTCGCCTCGTTCGTACCGATGCTGCTGATCGCGTCGGCGTTCTACTACCTCAACAAGGTCGACCAGGACTGCGGTACGACCTTCTCGTGGGTCACCCGGGCGATGGGACCGTGGGCCGGCTGGCTCGGCGGCTGGGCCATCGCGATGACCGGGGTCCTGGTGGTCGGGTCGCTGGCGGACGTCGCCGTGAGCTTCGCCCTGCTCGCCTTCGGCCTCGACAGCTGGGCCGACAACGACGTCGTACGCCAGTCGCTCGCGGTGCTGCTCATCCTTGTGATGACGGCCGTGTGCGTCATCGGCACCGAGGTGTCGGCCAAGGTGCAGAACGTCCTGATCCTCGCCCAGGTCGTCTGCCTGCTCGCCTTCGCGGTGGTGGCGCTCTACCGCGTCTACGCCGACACCGGCACCCTCGACTCCGTCGATCCGTCGCTCGGCTGGCTGAACCCCTTCGGGGCCGGCGGCGCGACGCTCACCGCAGCCCTGCTGCTGGGCGTGTTCATCTACTGGGGCTGGGAGTCGGCGGTCAACCTCACCGAGGAGGTCGAGGACTCCGCCACCGCTCCCGGCAGGGCGGGCGTCTGGTCGACGGTCATTCTGCTGGTGACCTATGTATCGGTCGGCTACGCGGTCGTCGCCTATGCCGGAACCGCCTATCTGACCGACAACGCGGACGACGAGGAGTACATCTTCGCGCTGCTCGCCGGTGAGGTGATGGGCGGCTGGGACTGGGTCGTCCTGCTCGCGGTCTCGACGTCCGCGCTGGCGTCGACGCAGACGACGATCATCCCGGCGTCCCGCACGGCGCTGTCCATGGCCCGCAGGCACGCGCTGCCCGCGCACTTCGCGCACATCGCCCCGCGCTTCCGCACGCCAGACGTGAGCACGTGGTGGGTCGCCGCCATCGCCATCGCCTGGTACGTCGTCGTCAACCAGATCAGCGAGAACGCGCTCTTCGACTCGCTCACCGCGCTGTCACTGCTGATCGCGTTCTACTACGCGCTCACGGGCGTCGCCTGCGCGGTCTACTACCGTCGCCATCTGACCGAGAGCGTCCACCACTTCCTGCTCATCGGCCTCGGCCCGCTGGCCGGCGCCGGACTGCTGGCGTGGCTGCTGGTGGAATCGGTCTCCGACATGGCCGACCCCGCGAACTCCTACAGCGGCGTCTCCTGGTTCGGGCTCGGCCCGCCGCTCGTCATCGGCATCGGCATCGCGCTCACGGGCGTGGTGCTCATGGTCGTGCTGCGCCTGGTGACCCCCGCCTTCTGGTCGGAACGCCCGGGCGTCGCCGACCCCCGGCTCGTCCATGGAAAGGGCAAGGAGTCCTGA
- a CDS encoding universal stress protein, translating to MPIVLGYDESPGALRALRVAIEVSANYGEPLVLVYGAAVPGGRGEEYRTHREALHQAGRVALEHAVTAAEAAGVPTLVEIIDQKPAQALIDAATRHEARLIVVGTWGESPMRGALLGSTPHKLLHLSHFPVLCVPAEEE from the coding sequence ATGCCGATCGTTCTCGGATACGACGAGTCGCCGGGCGCCCTGCGCGCGCTGCGGGTCGCGATCGAGGTGTCCGCCAACTACGGCGAGCCCCTCGTGCTGGTCTACGGCGCCGCGGTCCCGGGCGGCAGGGGCGAGGAGTACCGGACCCACCGTGAGGCACTCCACCAGGCCGGACGCGTCGCACTCGAACACGCTGTCACGGCGGCCGAGGCGGCCGGCGTACCGACCCTTGTCGAGATCATCGACCAGAAGCCGGCGCAGGCGCTGATCGACGCCGCGACACGCCACGAGGCCCGGCTCATCGTGGTGGGCACATGGGGCGAGAGCCCCATGCGCGGGGCCCTGCTGGGCTCGACCCCGCACAAACTGCTGCACCTGTCGCACTTCCCCGTCCTCTGCGTGCCGGCCGAGGAGGAATGA
- the metG gene encoding methionine--tRNA ligase, whose protein sequence is MARHLITSALPYINGIKHLGNMVGSMLPADVYSRFLRQRGHDVLYICATDEHGTPAELAAKERGLPVAEFCAQAHDAQKAVYDGFALAFDYFGRSSSPQNVEITQHFARRLKENGFIEERAIRQVYSPTDGRFLPDRYVEGTCPHCGYDKARGDQCENCTRVLDPTDLIDPRSAISGSTDLEVRETKHLFLLQSKLQHEVEAWVAAHEEEWPHLSSSIARKWLNEGLHDRAITRDLDWGVPVPADTWPELAAEGKVFYVWFDAPIEYIGATKEWSDAAPDGETRDWKSWWYEADSGDHPVRYTQFMAKDNVPFHTVMFPATELGIREPWKKVDYVKSFNWLTYYGGKFSTSQKRGVFTDQALEILPADYWRYFLIANAPESDDSSFTWEHFTATVNKDLADTLGNFVNRVLSFSRKRFGDEVPAGAAAGEPEAKLGEEIARLLAEYESQMEALQFRKAAAALRALWSAGNSYLEEKAPWLEIKTDQEAAALTLRTAMNLIHLYSVVSEPFIPASSATMRAAFDLKDDTAVWVTAEEAKTLDFVPAGTPFTVPPVLFAKLTEEDLETYKERFGGTPEQ, encoded by the coding sequence ATGGCTCGACACCTCATCACCAGCGCCCTTCCGTACATCAACGGGATCAAGCACCTGGGCAACATGGTGGGGTCCATGCTCCCGGCGGACGTGTACTCCCGCTTTCTCCGTCAGCGCGGCCACGACGTCCTGTACATCTGTGCGACGGACGAGCACGGCACCCCGGCCGAGCTGGCCGCCAAGGAGCGGGGCCTGCCGGTCGCCGAGTTCTGCGCGCAGGCGCACGACGCGCAGAAGGCCGTCTACGACGGCTTCGCGCTCGCCTTCGACTACTTCGGCCGCAGCTCCAGCCCGCAGAACGTCGAGATCACCCAGCACTTCGCCCGCCGGCTGAAGGAGAACGGGTTCATCGAGGAGCGGGCCATCCGCCAGGTGTACTCGCCCACCGACGGCCGCTTCCTCCCGGACCGCTACGTGGAGGGCACCTGCCCGCACTGCGGCTACGACAAGGCCCGCGGCGACCAGTGCGAGAACTGCACGCGTGTCCTGGACCCCACGGACCTGATCGACCCGCGCTCGGCGATCTCCGGCTCCACCGACCTGGAGGTCCGCGAGACCAAGCACCTCTTCCTCCTGCAGTCCAAGCTGCAGCACGAGGTCGAGGCGTGGGTGGCGGCCCACGAGGAGGAGTGGCCGCACCTGTCGTCCTCCATCGCCCGTAAGTGGCTGAACGAGGGCCTGCACGACCGCGCCATCACCCGTGACCTGGACTGGGGCGTCCCGGTCCCCGCCGACACCTGGCCGGAACTGGCGGCGGAGGGCAAGGTCTTCTACGTCTGGTTCGACGCCCCGATCGAGTACATCGGCGCGACGAAGGAATGGTCGGACGCGGCCCCGGACGGCGAGACCCGGGACTGGAAGTCGTGGTGGTACGAGGCCGACTCCGGTGACCACCCGGTCCGCTACACGCAGTTCATGGCGAAGGACAACGTCCCCTTCCACACGGTGATGTTCCCGGCCACCGAGCTGGGCATCCGTGAGCCGTGGAAGAAGGTCGACTACGTCAAGTCCTTCAACTGGCTGACGTACTACGGCGGAAAGTTCTCCACCTCCCAGAAGCGGGGCGTCTTCACCGACCAGGCGCTGGAGATCCTCCCGGCGGACTACTGGCGGTACTTCCTCATCGCCAACGCCCCCGAGTCGGACGACTCGTCCTTCACCTGGGAGCACTTCACCGCCACGGTCAACAAGGACCTCGCCGACACCCTCGGCAACTTCGTCAACCGCGTCCTGTCCTTCTCCCGCAAGCGCTTCGGCGACGAGGTGCCCGCGGGCGCGGCGGCCGGCGAGCCGGAGGCGAAGCTGGGCGAGGAGATCGCCCGTCTCCTCGCCGAGTACGAGTCGCAGATGGAGGCCCTCCAGTTCCGCAAGGCCGCGGCCGCGCTGCGCGCCCTGTGGTCGGCGGGCAACTCCTACCTGGAGGAGAAGGCCCCCTGGCTGGAGATCAAGACCGACCAGGAGGCCGCGGCCCTCACCCTGCGCACCGCCATGAACCTGATCCACCTCTACTCGGTGGTCTCCGAGCCCTTCATCCCGGCGTCCTCGGCCACCATGCGCGCCGCCTTCGACCTCAAGGACGACACAGCCGTCTGGGTCACCGCCGAGGAGGCCAAGACCCTGGACTTCGTCCCGGCCGGCACCCCCTTCACCGTCCCACCGGTCCTCTTCGCAAAGCTGACGGAGGAAGACCTGGAGACGTACAAGGAGCGCTTCGGCGGTACGCCCGAGCAGTGA
- a CDS encoding type II toxin-antitoxin system VapB family antitoxin, translating into MSKLLIEVDDEALAEAQLLLGTKTKKDTVNTALLEVAKRRSRAIALAKLRERGARGDFDILLDKRNYRR; encoded by the coding sequence ATGTCGAAGCTGCTCATCGAGGTCGACGACGAGGCTCTGGCGGAGGCCCAGCTCCTGCTGGGCACGAAGACCAAGAAGGACACCGTCAACACCGCGCTGCTGGAAGTCGCCAAGCGGCGCAGCCGGGCCATAGCGCTGGCCAAGCTCCGTGAGAGGGGGGCGCGTGGTGACTTCGACATCCTTCTGGACAAGAGGAACTACCGCCGGTGA
- a CDS encoding PIN domain nuclease, with translation MSDVSYLIDTSAAVRLLSSDAYDEGWGQALDNGLVALCDLTELEILFSARGRADREGIQEELRQLFSWTLMPDGIYQRAREVQQALTDNGEHRSAGPVDLLVAATAELSGLTLLHHDRDFDTVARRTGQSTAWLAEPESPGSPES, from the coding sequence GTGAGTGATGTCTCGTATCTGATCGACACCTCGGCGGCCGTGCGCCTGCTCAGCAGCGATGCGTACGACGAAGGCTGGGGACAGGCGCTCGACAACGGGCTGGTCGCGCTGTGCGATCTGACCGAGTTGGAGATCCTCTTCTCCGCTCGCGGGCGAGCGGACCGCGAAGGCATTCAGGAGGAGCTGCGGCAACTGTTCAGCTGGACCCTGATGCCCGACGGCATCTATCAGCGTGCTCGCGAGGTTCAGCAGGCGCTCACCGACAACGGTGAGCACCGTTCGGCCGGACCGGTCGACCTGCTCGTGGCCGCCACGGCCGAGTTGTCGGGCCTGACCCTGCTCCACCACGACCGGGACTTCGACACCGTCGCCCGCCGTACGGGCCAGTCGACCGCCTGGCTGGCCGAGCCCGAGTCTCCCGGGTCACCTGAGTCCTGA
- the metG gene encoding methionine--tRNA ligase, which translates to MAATGSEKQGRKAYYVSTPIYYVNDAPHLGHAYTTVAGDVLTRWHRQRGERVWYLTGTDEHGQKIMRTAEANGVSPQEWADKLVDEAWKPLWEHLNISNDDFIRTTEKRHTDRVQEFVQDLHDKGEIYKGGYEGPYCVGCEEYKLPGDLIEAEDGTKLCAIHKKPVEILKEENYFFKLSEYGEKLLAHYEANPDFIQPESARNEVVNFVRQGLQDLSISRSTFDWGVPVPWDDRHVIYVWIDALLNYATAVGYNENPEKFENTFPADVHLVGKDILRFHAIIWPAMLMAQNLPLPGKVAANGWLMVGGEKMSKSNLTGIKPQDLTSHFGVDAYRWYFLRAIAFGQDGSFSWEDFSARYTSELANDYGNLASRVAAMVGKYFGGTLPEATAAGEAEKAIQGGLAEAVAEADRRIGDDLDFQGGILAVFDFVKQVNGYITDQEPWKVAKDESPESRARLSTILYTAAESLRAVAVLLNPVMPDTSQKLWDSLGADAVLGALPDQRVADAAVWGRLPAGATITKGAVLFPRLEEKPSA; encoded by the coding sequence ATGGCGGCCACTGGATCCGAGAAGCAGGGCAGGAAGGCGTACTACGTCTCCACCCCCATTTATTACGTCAACGACGCTCCTCACCTGGGCCACGCCTATACGACCGTCGCAGGCGACGTGCTCACCCGCTGGCACCGTCAGCGCGGCGAGAGGGTGTGGTATCTCACCGGCACGGACGAGCACGGTCAGAAGATCATGCGCACCGCGGAGGCGAACGGTGTCAGCCCGCAGGAGTGGGCGGACAAACTCGTCGACGAAGCCTGGAAGCCCCTCTGGGAGCACCTGAACATCTCGAACGACGACTTCATCCGTACGACGGAGAAGCGCCACACGGACCGCGTCCAGGAGTTCGTCCAGGATCTCCACGACAAGGGCGAGATCTACAAGGGCGGCTACGAGGGCCCGTACTGCGTGGGCTGCGAGGAGTACAAGCTCCCCGGCGACCTCATCGAGGCCGAGGACGGCACGAAGCTGTGTGCCATCCACAAGAAGCCGGTGGAGATCCTCAAGGAGGAGAACTACTTCTTCAAGCTCAGCGAGTACGGCGAGAAGCTGCTCGCCCACTACGAGGCGAACCCGGACTTCATCCAGCCCGAGTCGGCGCGCAACGAGGTCGTGAACTTCGTACGCCAGGGCCTCCAGGACCTCTCCATCTCCCGTTCCACCTTCGACTGGGGCGTTCCTGTCCCGTGGGACGACAGGCACGTGATCTACGTGTGGATCGACGCGCTGCTGAACTACGCGACGGCAGTCGGCTACAACGAGAACCCGGAGAAGTTCGAGAACACCTTCCCCGCTGATGTGCACCTGGTCGGCAAGGACATCCTCCGCTTCCACGCGATCATCTGGCCCGCGATGCTGATGGCGCAGAACCTCCCGCTGCCGGGCAAGGTCGCGGCCAACGGCTGGCTGATGGTCGGCGGCGAGAAGATGTCGAAGTCGAATCTGACGGGCATCAAGCCGCAGGACCTGACCTCCCACTTCGGTGTGGACGCGTACCGCTGGTACTTCCTGCGCGCCATCGCGTTCGGCCAGGACGGCTCGTTCTCCTGGGAGGACTTCTCCGCCCGCTACACGAGCGAGCTGGCCAACGACTACGGCAACCTCGCGTCGCGCGTGGCCGCGATGGTCGGCAAGTACTTCGGCGGCACACTGCCCGAGGCGACGGCCGCGGGCGAGGCCGAGAAGGCGATCCAGGGCGGCCTGGCCGAAGCGGTGGCCGAGGCCGACCGCCGTATCGGCGACGACCTGGACTTCCAGGGCGGCATCCTGGCGGTCTTCGACTTCGTGAAGCAGGTCAACGGCTACATCACGGATCAGGAGCCGTGGAAGGTGGCCAAGGACGAATCGCCGGAGAGCCGGGCCCGCCTGTCGACGATCCTCTACACGGCCGCGGAGTCGCTCCGCGCGGTGGCGGTCCTGCTCAACCCGGTCATGCCGGACACCTCACAGAAGCTCTGGGACTCCCTCGGCGCGGACGCCGTTCTCGGCGCGCTCCCCGACCAGAGGGTCGCCGACGCCGCCGTCTGGGGCCGGCTCCCGGCGGGCGCGACGATCACCAAGGGCGCGGTGCTGTTCCCCCGCCTGGAGGAGAAGCCGAGCGCGTAG
- a CDS encoding VWA domain-containing protein: protein MGILSLLRNAFSRSRKGRDTVPSQGAEQVSSPEAAAAAEAEASPQASPREAEPRVPAPSAEPEPTTAAGPVASTPPTSVADELVSAAFDNVTVPKPRGGETEAKPQVEPQVEPQVEPEATAAPTAEAEAATEAETPVAEAQPETPVAEPEPAASAEAEVRAAADTEFAEPVAEAEPAASKSEPEAEVAAEPEAPAAADAEPVVAAEAEPEVAAEAEPEPVAAKEDAPEPVAEAEPAGVEAPEPAAVAAAEPVAEAEPEAAPVVEATPEPEAVKEEEAAPEAAPEPTATTAPEGAPEPVASSETETETQPEATPEPVASPEAETETQPEAAPEPEAVEEPEAAPEPEAVEEPEAAPESDAASEKAEPEAADEPEATPEPAAAPEPEPTPEPVAATEPEATPEPTAATEPEAAPEPAVVPEPAVVPEPEAAPEPVAAAVAAATAATPEPAVADGEGAPQVAPAADDESRTGGAAGKTEGAEGGAEVAVPASLRTAYDAAQAVLGKRDLTDARAKVYLVLDRSASMRGYYKDGSAQALGEQTLALAAHLDPESPTVPVVFFSTELDGTGELTLDSYDNKVDELHGGLGRMGRTSYHVAVEEVLAQHQKAADAGTPALVVFQTDGAPDAKTPANQALAEAAKSHPAVHFAFVAFGDPENKAFDYLRKLKTDNTSHFLAGETPRELTDAEVYEGILATWRP from the coding sequence ATGGGCATTCTCTCTCTCCTGCGGAATGCGTTCAGCCGCTCACGCAAGGGGCGCGACACGGTTCCTTCGCAGGGGGCGGAGCAGGTTTCCTCGCCGGAGGCCGCCGCCGCGGCGGAGGCCGAGGCTTCCCCGCAGGCTTCCCCGCGGGAGGCCGAGCCGAGGGTTCCGGCCCCGTCGGCCGAGCCCGAGCCGACGACCGCGGCCGGGCCCGTGGCCTCCACGCCGCCCACCTCCGTCGCCGACGAACTCGTCTCCGCCGCCTTCGACAACGTGACGGTGCCGAAGCCGCGGGGCGGGGAGACCGAGGCGAAGCCGCAGGTAGAGCCGCAGGTAGAGCCGCAGGTAGAGCCGGAGGCGACGGCCGCACCGACGGCTGAGGCCGAGGCGGCGACCGAGGCGGAGACGCCGGTGGCCGAGGCCCAGCCGGAGACGCCGGTGGCCGAGCCCGAGCCCGCGGCGTCCGCCGAGGCCGAGGTGAGAGCCGCGGCCGACACGGAGTTTGCTGAGCCGGTGGCCGAGGCCGAGCCCGCCGCGTCGAAGAGCGAGCCTGAGGCGGAGGTCGCGGCTGAGCCTGAGGCACCGGCCGCCGCCGACGCCGAGCCGGTCGTGGCTGCCGAGGCCGAGCCCGAGGTCGCTGCCGAGGCCGAGCCCGAGCCGGTGGCTGCGAAGGAGGATGCCCCGGAGCCGGTCGCCGAGGCCGAGCCCGCCGGGGTGGAGGCGCCGGAGCCCGCCGCCGTGGCCGCCGCTGAGCCCGTGGCCGAGGCGGAGCCGGAGGCCGCGCCCGTCGTTGAGGCGACCCCCGAACCGGAAGCCGTAAAGGAAGAGGAAGCCGCCCCGGAGGCCGCGCCCGAGCCGACGGCCACCACCGCTCCCGAAGGCGCCCCTGAGCCGGTGGCCTCCTCCGAGACCGAGACCGAGACCCAGCCCGAAGCCACTCCCGAGCCGGTGGCCTCCCCCGAGGCCGAGACCGAGACCCAGCCCGAGGCCGCGCCGGAGCCGGAAGCCGTGGAGGAGCCGGAGGCCGCGCCGGAGCCGGAAGCCGTGGAGGAGCCGGAGGCCGCGCCGGAGAGCGACGCTGCCTCCGAGAAGGCGGAACCGGAAGCCGCGGACGAGCCCGAAGCCACTCCGGAGCCCGCAGCCGCCCCTGAGCCCGAACCCACCCCCGAGCCGGTGGCTGCCACCGAGCCGGAAGCCACCCCGGAGCCGACCGCCGCCACCGAACCGGAAGCCGCTCCCGAGCCGGCCGTCGTTCCGGAGCCGGCCGTCGTTCCGGAGCCGGAGGCCGCGCCCGAACCTGTGGCCGCAGCCGTAGCCGCAGCCACAGCCGCCACCCCCGAACCCGCGGTCGCCGACGGTGAGGGCGCCCCGCAGGTGGCACCCGCGGCCGACGACGAAAGCCGCACGGGTGGTGCGGCTGGGAAGACCGAGGGGGCCGAAGGCGGAGCCGAGGTCGCCGTGCCCGCGAGCCTGCGCACCGCGTACGACGCCGCACAGGCCGTACTCGGGAAGCGGGACCTCACCGACGCCCGCGCCAAGGTGTACCTCGTCCTGGACAGGTCCGCGTCGATGCGCGGCTACTACAAGGACGGCTCGGCACAGGCACTCGGTGAGCAGACCCTCGCCCTCGCCGCCCACCTCGACCCCGAGTCCCCCACCGTCCCCGTCGTCTTCTTCTCCACGGAGCTGGACGGCACGGGCGAGCTGACCCTCGACTCGTACGACAACAAGGTCGACGAGCTGCACGGCGGACTGGGACGCATGGGCCGTACCAGCTACCACGTGGCCGTCGAGGAGGTGCTCGCCCAGCACCAGAAGGCGGCCGACGCCGGCACCCCCGCCCTCGTCGTCTTCCAGACCGACGGCGCCCCGGACGCCAAGACGCCCGCGAACCAGGCGCTCGCGGAGGCCGCGAAGAGCCACCCGGCCGTCCACTTCGCGTTCGTCGCGTTCGGTGACCCGGAGAACAAGGCCTTCGACTATCTCCGCAAGCTGAAGACGGACAACACGTCCCACTTCCTGGCGGGCGAGACCCCGCGCGAACTCACGGACGCCGAGGTCTACGAGGGCATCCTGGCCACCTGGCGGCCGTAG